The Methanosarcina acetivorans C2A genome includes the window CATGTGCCGATTCCGGGTATTTATGTCAAGGACGCTCATGGCAAGCGTTGATTTCCCGCAACCCGACTCCCCTATCAGACCCACGATTTCTCCTCTTTCAACCCGGAGATTCACGTTTTTCAGCACATGGTGAGTCCCCATTCTGGCAGTAAAATCAACTGTAAGTCCTTCAATATCAAGTACAGGCATCAATAATCACCTTCCAGGGATTGGCCCAGAAGCACAAATCCGAGTACAAGCAGTGTTATGCACATCCCTGCAGGCAGTAGCCACCACATCCACGCATCCGTGAAAAATATCATAGGATAGGCTATTGCGTACTTTATCATGGTCCCCCAGCTCGGGTAAGAAGGGTCTCCGAGCCCCAGGAAAGCAAGCCCTGACTCCGACAGAATTGCACGGATGGACTGCATTACAATGGTGGTGACCATGATGGGATACAGGTCCGGAACAATGTGTTTCCTAACAACATACCAGGGTTCAGCCCCGGATACCCGGGCAAAATCAACATGGCCGGATACCTTGAGGGTCCGGGTTTGGGCCCTGGTGACCCTTGCGCCTACGGGCCATCCCATAATGATCAGGATGAAAATAATATTCCAGATGCTCGGCCTCAGGTATGCTGCAAGGATAAGGATGAGGGGAAGGTCCGGGATCATAAGGAAAATATCAACGCCTCTCATCAGGACTCTGTCAAAGGTTCCCCCCACGTAACCTGAAAATACCCCTCCGAGGGTACCT containing:
- a CDS encoding ABC transporter permease, which produces MHERTVSQRLKTPKGIAGLAILAFFILMAVSAPFLAPYGASDISSQPLLSPDDDHPLGTDDVGRDIFTELLYGSRTSLTVAFVVSLGVLVIGTLGGVFSGYVGGTFDRVLMRGVDIFLMIPDLPLILILAAYLRPSIWNIIFILIIMGWPVGARVTRAQTRTLKVSGHVDFARVSGAEPWYVVRKHIVPDLYPIMVTTIVMQSIRAILSESGLAFLGLGDPSYPSWGTMIKYAIAYPMIFFTDAWMWWLLPAGMCITLLVLGFVLLGQSLEGDY